A segment of the Butyrivibrio fibrisolvens genome:
CCGGAGAAGTTCTAGTAAAGATGTGCCATGAAGCAGGAATTACTGTTACATCCCTTCCGGGACCTGCCGCATGCATTACAGCCCTTACTCTTTCGGGACTTCCTACAAGAAGATTCTGCTTTGAAGGATTCCTTCCGGGAAGTGATGATAAGAAGGCGAGAAAAGACATCCTTGAAGATCTTAAGGATGAGAGCCGTACCATGATCATCTATGAGGCTCCTCATCATTTAAAGGTTGCTCTTGCAGATCTGTATGAGACGCTGGGTGATCGCAAGATGGCTATATGCAGAGAGCTTACCAAGAGATTTGAAGAGGTTATCCCTACAACCTTAAAGTCTGCGATAGATTATTATAATGAGAATGATCCAAGAGGCGAATATGTAATGGTCATTGAAGGAAGAAGCCTTAGCGATCAGAAAAAAGAAAATCAGCAGGAATGGCTTTCCATGTCCATAGAAGAACATATGGAATACTATGAAAGTCAGGGCGTATCCCATAAGGATGCCATGAAGAAGGTTGCCCAGGACAGAGGAATGCAAAAACGTGAAATTTATCAGGCGCTTCTAAATAACAAGAACTCTTAAAAAGATATTTTTGAATCAAAGATTCTAAAAATATATTAAAAGAACAGATTATAAGATTATAAATATATAAAAGCAAAAAGTATTAGATACAGGAAAACTATTGAATACATTTTGTGGCAAAAGTTATTTACATTGTTGTTGCAGTCATACTCAATATTACATAAATGATATTAAAAAATGGATAATTGATTATTCAAAGCTGGAAGGAGCAGTATGTCAGAAAAACATGTAGCAAAGTATCCTCCTATGGGATGGAACTCATGGGACTGCTATGGAGCAAGCGTATGCGAAGAAGAGCTTCTTGGTAACGCTAAGTACATGGCAGAGAACTTAAAGGAATTCGGATGGGAATACGTAGTATGTGACATTCAGTGGTCAGAGCCAACAGCAGATTCCTGCTGGTATCACAAGTTCGCAGAACTCAACA
Coding sequences within it:
- the rsmI gene encoding 16S rRNA (cytidine(1402)-2'-O)-methyltransferase; protein product: MNDNTNIANTNGKCGMLYLCATPIGNLKDITARVLETLNMVDVIAAEDTRNSIHLLTHFDIHTPMTSYHEYNKVDKAYYLIDQMKEGKNIALITDAGTPGISDPGEVLVKMCHEAGITVTSLPGPAACITALTLSGLPTRRFCFEGFLPGSDDKKARKDILEDLKDESRTMIIYEAPHHLKVALADLYETLGDRKMAICRELTKRFEEVIPTTLKSAIDYYNENDPRGEYVMVIEGRSLSDQKKENQQEWLSMSIEEHMEYYESQGVSHKDAMKKVAQDRGMQKREIYQALLNNKNS